AGGGTTTCCCGGGCCAGGCTTTCTTCGCGTTGCATCTGCCGGACACCGAGGCCCAATTCGGTGGCCACCTCTCGTTGCGTGGCCTGCTCGGAATAACGACGCCGCAGGATGTGATACACCCGCCAATTTCTGGAGCCGTGCGGTGTGTTTTCAGCAGGCTTGAGCGCCTCAATCGCATCAAGCACAATATATTGCATGGCAAACATGGGGTTGCGCCGCCGGTCTATCTCAAACAGCTTGGCCAAGGGGCTGTTATGAATTACGGCAGGGTCATACAGAGAAGCCAGAACCGCTCGTAATTGATGCGTAAACCATACCAGGTCTAATTTAGAAGCCATCCGCTTGTTGTCCCATAGTTTAATGTCGTCTTTGAGTCGTCATTGAGTCGGGTAAACGCTTACAACGAGGATGTTATCTGCTATACTTGGATTATAATGGGTAGTATTATGCCAGCAGATATGATTTGTCAAGAAGGAGGTGATCAGACATTCAAAGAAGACAGTGGGAAGGCGTACAGGTTACCATAGCTGGCAGCCGGTAACCTGCACGCATATTGTGTAGGATTCCGCCTACAAGGTTAGTAGTTTACCATGTTACTTAGTAAAGTCAAAGGAGATTAAGAGATGGAAAAAAGAAAGTTAACTCGCCGGGATTTTCTAAATTTATCCGCCGGTGTGGCGGCAGGCTCACTCCTGGCTGCTTGTGGCGCCCAACCCACCCCCGAAAAGATTGTTGAAACGGTCATTGTGGAAAAGGAAGGAGAAAAGGTTGTTGAAACTGTCGTGGTAGAAAAAGAAGTGGAAAAGGTGGTTACGGCCACTCCTGGAGCTGAAGCGCCTGCGGCTGAAACGGTCACTATTACCTTCACCGGCTGGGGCGGCACCGAAGAAGATGAGGGCGTGAAGTCCGCCGTTAAGGTTTTTGAGGAAGAAAACCCCAACATCAAAGTTACTTGGATTCAAATCCCCGAAAACTACGACGACAAAGTGCTGGCGATGACGGCCGCGGGGACTCCCCCTGATACCGCCTTTGTTAACAATGGTCAGTTTAGAACCTATGCCCGTGATGGCCTGCTGCTCGATATTACCGACTTGCTCAAAGGGGACCCGGAACTCGGCAGAGTAGATTACTTCATCGAGCCGCAAGAGGAAGCGCGCTGCACCTATCAAGGCCGCTGGTATGGCATTGGTTCTTGCTGGGTAGCCCCGCACATCTATTACAACGCCGATATTTTTGAACAGGAAGGCATCGAACCGCCCAGCAATGACCCCGAGAAAGCCTGGGATTGGAGTGAATTCCTTGAGGTTGCCAAACAATTGACGATTGACGTTAACGGCAACCATCCCGGCGATAGCGGCTTTGACGAGGACAATATTGAGCGCTGGGCCATCCAGTGGCCTACCTGGTCCATCCCCTTACACGCAGTAATTGCCTCCAATGGCGGCTACTGGATTAATCCAGACACCGGCCTGGTTGATATTGATAAACCCGAAGCCACCGAAGCCCTGCAAGCCGTGGCCGACTTGATGTTGGTGCACAAGGTTAGCCCGCTCAATACGGCCTTTAGCGCATTGGGCATGAGCAACACCCAGATGCTCGAAAACGGCAAACTGGCCATGGCCGTAGATGGCTCATGGGCGTTGGCCTGGATTACCAAAATCAATGCCAAACTGGGCACCGCCGCGCTGCCCAAGCTGAAACAACCCGCCACCGACATGCAGGCGCATATTCATTCCGCCTATGCCGCCACCAAATATCCCGACCAGGCCTGGAAGTGGGTTAGATTCCTGGGTACCGAATTTTATCAACTGGTCTTCCTGAAAATGGGGCTGTGGCTGCCCAGCCAGACCGATTTGATGACCCCCGAAGGTATGCAAAAGTGGTATACCGAGCGCCAGGGTCCGGGCGATGGCGTACATCCCGCCGGCTACGACCAGATTGTCACCCAGTACGTGCCCAAATACGGTCATGTGCTCTACATGCCGCCAGGGTATGCCAAAGCCGACGCGGTCATTACCCCCGCCTTAGACGCCATCTGGATTGGCGAACAGACGGCCGAGGAAGCGATGACGGCGGCAGCGCCGGAAGCCAACGCTATCCTGGAAGCAGAACAACAAAAAGGGTAGGCTAAACCACTGGCAATCAGTCTGAACCACCGCCCAGAGAATTCCAGCTTAAAGGGCATTAAGGCTCTGGGCGGTGGCAATTTTAACCAGGAGATGTTTAATGGATAATACAGCGAGTTGGGCTAAAAAACCATCGTTTGCCGGTAAATTTTCTGTTATTAGCGCCATCCGCTGGTTTCAAACCCTACAGGGACGGCGAACCGTAATTGGCTACATTTTTATTGGCCCCTTTATTTTGGGTGTTTTGTTTTGGGTATTGATTCCGGCCCTGACCGCGGTCTGGTTAGTCTTTCAGGATTGGAACTTGATTTCTCCGGCCAGTTATATCGGCCTGAAGAATATCACTCGCCTGGCTACGGATAAACTATTTTGGCAATCCCTCAAAGTCACCACCATTTTTACCGTGGCTTCAGTCCCGCTTGGGTTGTTGTTCAGTTTTATCCTGGCCTTGCTGATTAACACCAAAGTGCGCGGCCTGGCTATTTTTCGGACTATTTATTATCTGCCCAGCATTATGCCGGCCGTGGCCAACGCGGTGTTGTGGGCCTGGATTTTTAACACTGATTTTGGCTTACTCAATGCGCTGTTACGCTCTATCGGGCTACCCAAAGTTGGTTGGCTCCAACAACCGGAATGGGCCTTGCCGGCATTAATCGCTATGAGCCTGTGGGGTGTGGGCGCGGCCATGATTATCTTTTTGGCCGGTTTGCAGGGCATCCCCGAGACGTTTTACGAAGCGGCTAAAATTGATGGGGCCGGCCGCTGGGCGCAGTTGCGGCATATTACCGTCCCGCTCATGTCGCCCGTTATCTTTTTTAACCTGATTATTGGGGTTATCAACTCGTTTCAGGTGTTTACCGCCGGTTATCTCATCACCAATGGCGGCCCGCAAAATGCTACCCTGTTCTATGTTTTATATCTGTACCGGGTCGGTTTCAGATATTTGGAAATGGGCTACGCCGCTACCCTCTCCTGGATACTTTTCTTCGTCATTATGATCCTGACCTTTATTATTTTTAAGACATTGGGACGCAGTGTTTATTACCAGGAAGACGTTTAAGCTGGGTCTGTCCCAATTTTTGGGCCATAGGGTAAGGACAGGACAATGTCCTGTCCCTGCCGCCAAAATTTTGGGACGCACCCTTTATCTTACAAACCCAGAGGCAGACTATGAGCGCATTAAATAAAACGGTATTTCAACCATCTTCCCCCTCATTCACCAAATATTTCACGGATAGCCAAAAACTATGGCAGTTAATGATCTTTCTGATTATGGTGGTCGGCGCTATCATTATGATTCTGCCGTTCCTCTGGCTCATCAGCAGTTCTCTCAAGCTGGAAACGCGGGTGTTTCAATACCCACCCCAATGGATCCCCGATCCGGTGCGCTGGATGAACTATTATGAGGCCCTGACCGATAAACCCTTTCACATTTATTTCAAAAACACCATGCTGATTGCGACGCTCAATCAAATTGCTATTCTATTGACCGCTTCCTTTTGCGCTTATGGTTTTGCCCGTATCGAATTCCCCGGTCGCGATTTTTGGTTTGCCGTGGCCCTGGGCACCATCATGATCCCTTTTTATGTGATTATGGTGCCCCAGTTTATTATCTTTAGCCGCCTGGGCTGGATGAACACCTATCTGCCCCTCACTGTGCCATACTTTTTTGGCGGGGGAGCTTTTAACATCTTCCTCTTTCGCCAATTCTTCCGCAGCCTGCCCAAAGAACTATCCGACGCCGCCCGGATTGACGGCTGCAACGAATTTGCCATCTACTGGCGGGTGATGCTGCCCTTAACCACCCCCGCCCTGATTACCGTGGCCATTTTTACCTTCCTGTTCAGTTGGAATGACTTTATCGGCCCGTTGCTCTACATCAACTCACCCGAAAAATTTACCATCGCCATTGGCCTGGCCACCTACCGCAGCATGTTGGGGGTGGGACGGACGCGCTGGGACCTGCTGATGGCCGCCTCGACCGCCATGACCCTGCCTGTAATCTTCCTCTTTTTTGTTTTGCAACGTTACTTCATCCGGGGCGTGGTGATGACCGGATTAAAGGCTTAACTCCGTAGGTTAAAATGAGGTTTAAACCAGTCTACCAAGAAAGTAGGAACCTATGACTCACAATCTTAGATCTATCCCATTGAGGCAGGTCAAACTCTTGCCTGGCGACTTCCAACATCGTTTTAACTTAAACCGCCAATATTTGCTGAGTTTGCGCACCGACCGGCTGCTGCAAAACTACTACCTGGAAGCCGGACTGGCCTCTTATGTCTTTCGGACCACCTCGCACGGCGCGCCAGATTCCGGCGACGATTGGCACTGGGGCTGGGAATCGCCCACTTGCCAGCTCCGGGGGCATTTTTTGGGTCACTGGCTTTCGGCGGCGGCCAAAATTTACGTCGCTACCGGCGACCCTGAAGTTAAAGGCAAAGCCGACCAGGTTGTAAGCGAACTGGGCCACTGTCAAAAAGAGAACGGCGGCGAGTGGGCCGCCTCCATCCCCGAAAAATATCTCGACTGGACGGCCCAGAGCAAACGGGTGTGGGCGCCCCATTACACCATTCACAAAACCCTGATGGGTTTGTACGATATGTACGCCTTTGCCCATAACGAGCAAGCCCTGGAGATTCTGAGTAAGTTTGCCCAATGGTTCCATCGCTGGACCGGCCAGTTTTCCCAGGAACAAATGGACGACATCCTTGACGTGGAAACCGGCGGCATGCTGGAAGCTTGGGCCGACCTGTACGGCGTGACCCAAAAACAGGAGCACCTGGACCTGATTTATCGCTACGAGCGGCGGCGACTGTTCAACCGGCTGCTGGCGGGTGAAGACCCCCTGACCAACCGCCACGCCAACACCACCATTCCCGAAGCGCACGGCGCGGCCCGGGCTTACGAAGTGACCGGCGACCAACACTGGCGCGACATCACCGAGGCTTACTGGCGTTGCGCTGTCACCGACCGGGGCTACTTCTGCACCGGCAGCCAGACCAACGGCGAAATCTGGACCCCTCCCTTTGAATTTGCCGCGCGCCTGGGCGATAAAAACCAGGAACACTGCGTGGTCTATAATATGATTCGCCTGGCCGATTATCTGCTGCGCTGGACCGGCGATGTAACCTACGCCGACTACATTGAGCGCAACATCTACAACGGTATCCTGGCCCAGCAACATCCCGACACCGGCATGATCGCCTATTTCCTGCCCCTGGAAGCCGGAGGCCGGAAAATTTGGGGATCGCCCACCAACGACTTTTGGTGCTGCCACGGTTCCTTGGTGCAGGCGCACACCATCCACAATGCGCATGTGTATTACGAAGATGAGGCTGGGCTGGCCGTGTGCCAATACATTCCCACGGAACTCGCCTGGGAAAAAGACGGCGTGCCGGTTCAGGTGCGACAGGTTGCCGACCCCGAAGCCTGTCCTCCGGCCGTCGCCGCGCCTGATGGTTCGGTGCACCGGCCCCAACGCCAGGTTATAGAGCTATCGGTTCGCGCCGATCAGCCGGTTGTTTTCAATCTAAAATTCCGCCTGCCCTGGTGGTTATCTGCGCCGGCCAATATTCTGGTCAATGGCGAACCGCAAACGATTGCCGACGGTCCGGCCAGCTTTTATTCTTTGCGCCGCCCCTGGCACAACGATACCGTACGCCTTGAACTCCCCAAAACACTGTCAATCTGTCCCTTGCCCGACAAACCTGATACCGTCGCTTTTATGGATGGCCCGGTAGTGCTGGCCGGCTTGTGCGCAGACGAACGAACTTTGTTTGGCGATAAAAATAACCCGGCCACCATCCTCACCCCCGATAACGAACGCGAATGGGTTTTCTGGAGACATGGCTACCGCACCCTCAATCGGCCGTCCAATTTCCGTTTTATTCCCTTGCACCAAGTGCGCGACGAACCCTACACAGTTTATTTTCCTGTTGAAGAAAAAGCCTGAGCGGCTCCTTTATCTGGTAATAACCAATTTGAATTCGTCGCCGATGGCCTCAACCTGCACCCGGCATTTTTTGGCTTCAGCCATGCGGCGCACGTTCTCCCGTGAGGTTACGGTTTCCACCAGCACTTCTATCGGGAAGTCGCCAGCCTCAATCGCTTTGCCGGCCAGGATAATGGGCTGCGGACAGGACAGGCCGCGCGCATCTACTTTTTTTGTCATTTTTCCTCCTTGGTTGCTCGATAAAACGGTTCATCATCTCTATTTGCCAAAAGTGGCTCCAGTCGGCGTGGGCTGTGCTTCTGTGGTTTCCGGTTGAATCCGCTCACGCATGGTGAAACCAATAACCAGACAAACGATCAAACCCAGTATCACCGCCAGCATGCCGGAGGGAGTCAAACCGCCCCCCAGCCCTTCGGCTACGTTATCCGGTTTTCCGGTCAGGGCAAAGTTATGAGCCAAAGCCGCGCCGGTGAGCATACCCAGCACAAAAACAGCGGCATCCCCATCCCCTTCGCCGGAGAGAAATAACTGCCGGCCCGGACAGCCGCCGGCCAGGGCAAAGGCCAGACCGGCCAGGGTCATCCCCAAAAAGTTCCACAGGTGGCTGCTATGGGCCACCGGCTGGCCAAAGAGGCCCAGGTTGACTTGGCCCAGGGCAAGATTGGTGACAAATGCCGCCACCAACAACCCGCCAACCCCGCTGATCAAGTGGTAATCTCGCATTAAAACAACATCTCGAATAGAACCCATTGTGCAGAAGCGAGTTCGCTGCGCCAAAAAGCCGATCGCCAATCCGGCGCCCAGCGACACGGCTAAGGCGGCGTGCATAGCACCTGGCCCGCTTTCACTGAAAAAAATCGCGCCGTTCTCACCGACCTTCGGTTGGAAGATCGCCAGCAGTAGCAAGCCGACCATCACAACCGGCATAATCCAGCCCACGGCCGGATAAGTTTTGTGGGAATGGCCCAGGTTGTAACCGGATTTGAGAAATTGCACACCAATGGTAATCCCCACCGCCAGGCCGGCCAGGCCGATAATGGCATTGAGGTCGCCGCCGGCCAGCCTTAACAATGCCCGCCAGGGACAGCCCAGAAAAGCCAGAGCGCCAATCATGGCCAACATCCCCAGGATGAAGCGGACAATGGGAGCCGAGCCGGCCCGCGCCCTGAACTCCCGGAAAGCGTAAGCCGCCATCATTGCCCCCAAAACAAAGCCGATGATCTCCGGGCGGATATATTGGACTACGGCGGCCCGGTGCAGGCCCAAGGCGCCGGCGATGTCTCGCTCAAAACAGGCTACGCAAATGCCCATATTGGGCGGGTTGCCCAACTTTTGCAGTAATGAGGCCAGGATGCCAATGATGACCCCGGTAAGAATAATGCCCCACCGCGAGGCAAAAAAACGGGTGAGTCTTTCAGACATAGGTGAAACCTCCTTAAAAAACCATTTTATTTCCACGCGCCTGACCCGTTCAGGACACGACATGGGCCACAAAAAACCGCCGCCAGTACACACCGGCAGCGGCAAGCAGAGGTCGCACCACGGTTATCACTCAGAGTGCAGTTAAAAAACTATCACCGCCCCCTGGTATGTACAAGCAGCATTGAAAGCGCCACCCGGCGCTTTGATTTTTATTTCAGGTACGGCGATGATGGAACCTGAACACAGTTTTACTCCTAACAGAATCTTTTCCAGATTTTGGGTATTATAAATCCGGCGCTCAAACGATGAAAGTGACTTTTGTCCCAAATATCTGTGATAAACGTCACTGCTGGTTTGCGCCTAATTCTGATCGCAAGAAATGTTTATCATTTATGAATCCACCTGATCACCGGCTGTATTTGGAGAGACTCTGAGTGAATTCAGCAAACTCAATATTTCTTCATTGGAAGGAATATCAGACATGGCGTGTCCATAATGCACAAAGCGCAGCATGCCCAATTTGTCAATCAGCATTTGGGCAGGCATTCTGCCAAATTTAAAAAGCTTCACTTCTTGTCCGTAGAGCTTGAGCACCTGGTGTTTTGGATCAGGCAGGCCAATAAATTTTAAGTTTTCTGTGGCCCAATAGCTTTGAAATGAGCCTGCATCCTCCGGGCCAACGACAATAATTTCAGTTTCTCTACGCAAAAATTCTTGATAATCCTGACGCAACTGCGCCATATGCCGGCGGCAGTATGGTCACCTGAAACCTCGATTGAACACAATCAGCACATTCTTTTGGCCGAAAAAATCGGACAAAGAAACGGTCTTGCCATAAAAATCCTTTAAGCTGAAATCGGGTGCTTGTGTATTTATTTCAACTTTAGCCATTTCAAATTCTCCCTTCTTTAATCTGGATACTGTCCCTTTTCTTCTATTTGGCCTATTGCCTCCGGCCCCCAAAAACGATTTGTGACAATAGTATATCATAATCTCAAAAACAGAATAATACGTGCTTCAGCCATACTTTAGCATTTTAGCCCAAAATTCTACTTCAAATATAGACAGAAATCGTGCAGGCCCCTTTGCCCCCCGGTCTCTTTGCCTTAAAAACCTATCTTTTTTCAGAAATGTCAAAAATATGTGCAAAATATTAATCTTATTTTAATATTATATGTATAAAATATAGACAAATAGTATACAAACAATTAGTCAAACAGGAGGTGCAATAAATACAAAATTTGGGTAACTAACCACATTGGAAAACTTTGGTAAGAACAGGTAAATAAAAATTTCTATCCAAAAAAATCAAAACTATTAATCTTAAATTGAAGACAGGAGAAAATAAAAATGTTTAACAAATTTGCAAAAGTAATTGGTATCTTGTTGGTGGTAACTTTGTTTGGCGCTTTGACCACCTCCGCCTTTGCGCAAGACATGGACATTGTGGACACCGCTGTGGCCGACGGCCGCTTCACCACTCTGTCCACCGCGCTCACCGAAGCCGGTCTGATTGAAACGCTCAAGGGTGAAGGTCCCTTTACGGTTTTTGCCCCCACCGATGACGCTTTTAATGCCCTGCCGGATGGCACCATTGAAGGTTTGTTGGCCGACAAAGCGGCCCTGACCGACGTATTGCTCTACCACGTGGTGGCGGGTAAAGTAATGGCGGCCGATGTGGTGACGCTTGACTCTGCCGAAACCGTGTTAGGCAAGCCGGTGAGCATCAAGGTTGACGGCGGCAACGTGTATGTCAACGATGCGCAAGTTATCATCACCGACATCGAGACTTCCAACGGGGTTATCCACGTGATTGACGCCGTGCTCATCCCGCCTGCGGATGCTCCGGCCACCTTGCCCGACACCGGCGGCGTGAACACGACCGGCAGCTTGCTGCCCCTCATCTTGGCGTTAGGTTTCATCCTGTTCGCCGGTGGGTTTGGTCTGCTGCGCTTCCGCGCCGTAACCAACAAATAAATATCAAGCAGTTCACGGTTTGTTTAATCCGGGGGAACTGCTCCCCACAGAGCAGTTCCCTCTTTAAATTTCAGACGAGGCGAGTGACTGTTTAAACTCGCCTTACCGCAGCCCGTTCTCTGCATTAAATAATGAATTGTTTGGAGGATACAGAACGATGACGACAAGCGTACCCATCCCATGGCGATTAAGAGAGCAACGCTATCGGCTTATTGGCAAAATTTGCCCGGAGTGTTATCAAGTAAGTTTTCCG
The nucleotide sequence above comes from Anaerolineae bacterium. Encoded proteins:
- a CDS encoding extracellular solute-binding protein, coding for MEKRKLTRRDFLNLSAGVAAGSLLAACGAQPTPEKIVETVIVEKEGEKVVETVVVEKEVEKVVTATPGAEAPAAETVTITFTGWGGTEEDEGVKSAVKVFEEENPNIKVTWIQIPENYDDKVLAMTAAGTPPDTAFVNNGQFRTYARDGLLLDITDLLKGDPELGRVDYFIEPQEEARCTYQGRWYGIGSCWVAPHIYYNADIFEQEGIEPPSNDPEKAWDWSEFLEVAKQLTIDVNGNHPGDSGFDEDNIERWAIQWPTWSIPLHAVIASNGGYWINPDTGLVDIDKPEATEALQAVADLMLVHKVSPLNTAFSALGMSNTQMLENGKLAMAVDGSWALAWITKINAKLGTAALPKLKQPATDMQAHIHSAYAATKYPDQAWKWVRFLGTEFYQLVFLKMGLWLPSQTDLMTPEGMQKWYTERQGPGDGVHPAGYDQIVTQYVPKYGHVLYMPPGYAKADAVITPALDAIWIGEQTAEEAMTAAAPEANAILEAEQQKG
- a CDS encoding sugar ABC transporter permease — its product is MDNTASWAKKPSFAGKFSVISAIRWFQTLQGRRTVIGYIFIGPFILGVLFWVLIPALTAVWLVFQDWNLISPASYIGLKNITRLATDKLFWQSLKVTTIFTVASVPLGLLFSFILALLINTKVRGLAIFRTIYYLPSIMPAVANAVLWAWIFNTDFGLLNALLRSIGLPKVGWLQQPEWALPALIAMSLWGVGAAMIIFLAGLQGIPETFYEAAKIDGAGRWAQLRHITVPLMSPVIFFNLIIGVINSFQVFTAGYLITNGGPQNATLFYVLYLYRVGFRYLEMGYAATLSWILFFVIMILTFIIFKTLGRSVYYQEDV
- a CDS encoding carbohydrate ABC transporter permease, whose protein sequence is MILPFLWLISSSLKLETRVFQYPPQWIPDPVRWMNYYEALTDKPFHIYFKNTMLIATLNQIAILLTASFCAYGFARIEFPGRDFWFAVALGTIMIPFYVIMVPQFIIFSRLGWMNTYLPLTVPYFFGGGAFNIFLFRQFFRSLPKELSDAARIDGCNEFAIYWRVMLPLTTPALITVAIFTFLFSWNDFIGPLLYINSPEKFTIAIGLATYRSMLGVGRTRWDLLMAASTAMTLPVIFLFFVLQRYFIRGVVMTGLKA
- a CDS encoding glycoside hydrolase family 127 protein; its protein translation is MTHNLRSIPLRQVKLLPGDFQHRFNLNRQYLLSLRTDRLLQNYYLEAGLASYVFRTTSHGAPDSGDDWHWGWESPTCQLRGHFLGHWLSAAAKIYVATGDPEVKGKADQVVSELGHCQKENGGEWAASIPEKYLDWTAQSKRVWAPHYTIHKTLMGLYDMYAFAHNEQALEILSKFAQWFHRWTGQFSQEQMDDILDVETGGMLEAWADLYGVTQKQEHLDLIYRYERRRLFNRLLAGEDPLTNRHANTTIPEAHGAARAYEVTGDQHWRDITEAYWRCAVTDRGYFCTGSQTNGEIWTPPFEFAARLGDKNQEHCVVYNMIRLADYLLRWTGDVTYADYIERNIYNGILAQQHPDTGMIAYFLPLEAGGRKIWGSPTNDFWCCHGSLVQAHTIHNAHVYYEDEAGLAVCQYIPTELAWEKDGVPVQVRQVADPEACPPAVAAPDGSVHRPQRQVIELSVRADQPVVFNLKFRLPWWLSAPANILVNGEPQTIADGPASFYSLRRPWHNDTVRLELPKTLSICPLPDKPDTVAFMDGPVVLAGLCADERTLFGDKNNPATILTPDNEREWVFWRHGYRTLNRPSNFRFIPLHQVRDEPYTVYFPVEEKA
- a CDS encoding sulfurtransferase TusA family protein, coding for MTKKVDARGLSCPQPIILAGKAIEAGDFPIEVLVETVTSRENVRRMAEAKKCRVQVEAIGDEFKLVITR
- a CDS encoding YedE-related selenium metabolism membrane protein, which produces MSERLTRFFASRWGIILTGVIIGILASLLQKLGNPPNMGICVACFERDIAGALGLHRAAVVQYIRPEIIGFVLGAMMAAYAFREFRARAGSAPIVRFILGMLAMIGALAFLGCPWRALLRLAGGDLNAIIGLAGLAVGITIGVQFLKSGYNLGHSHKTYPAVGWIMPVVMVGLLLLAIFQPKVGENGAIFFSESGPGAMHAALAVSLGAGLAIGFLAQRTRFCTMGSIRDVVLMRDYHLISGVGGLLVAAFVTNLALGQVNLGLFGQPVAHSSHLWNFLGMTLAGLAFALAGGCPGRQLFLSGEGDGDAAVFVLGMLTGAALAHNFALTGKPDNVAEGLGGGLTPSGMLAVILGLIVCLVIGFTMRERIQPETTEAQPTPTGATFGK
- a CDS encoding redoxin domain-containing protein — encoded protein: MAQLRQDYQEFLRRETEIIVVGPEDAGSFQSYWATENLKFIGLPDPKHQVLKLYGQEVKLFKFGRMPAQMLIDKLGMLRFVHYGHAMSDIPSNEEILSLLNSLRVSPNTAGDQVDS
- a CDS encoding redoxin domain-containing protein, producing MAKVEINTQAPDFSLKDFYGKTVSLSDFFGQKNVLIVFNRGFR
- a CDS encoding fasciclin domain-containing protein encodes the protein MFNKFAKVIGILLVVTLFGALTTSAFAQDMDIVDTAVADGRFTTLSTALTEAGLIETLKGEGPFTVFAPTDDAFNALPDGTIEGLLADKAALTDVLLYHVVAGKVMAADVVTLDSAETVLGKPVSIKVDGGNVYVNDAQVIITDIETSNGVIHVIDAVLIPPADAPATLPDTGGVNTTGSLLPLILALGFILFAGGFGLLRFRAVTNK